The Vicia villosa cultivar HV-30 ecotype Madison, WI linkage group LG1, Vvil1.0, whole genome shotgun sequence genome includes a region encoding these proteins:
- the LOC131636968 gene encoding uncharacterized protein LOC131636968, which yields MDSVPSSGASQFLANLPSRGTFTSPSIFSHQGGMRVYVCDHETTPPEGQHIKTNQQNILIRALKLKNVSDNSKKRTAEKALGASAKKPNNQTNSQQEGSNSQTSNRNFQSLTVERLRALLRAKGLPTKGKKEELIARLKDADGSA from the exons ATGGATTCAGTTCCTTCTTCCGGTGCTTCTCAATTCCTCGCTAATCTTCCCTCTCGTGGCACCTTCACTTCCCCCTCCATCTTCTCTCATCAG GGTGGGATGCGGGTTTACGTATGCGATCATGAAACCACACCACCAG AAGGGCAACATATTAAAACCAATCAACAGAATATACTGATCAGAGCACTCAAATTGAAGAATGTATCTGACAATTCAAAAAAGAG AACTGCTGAGAAGGCTTTGGGTGCTTCAGCCAAGAAACCAAATAATCAAACAAACTCTCAACAAG AGGGATCAAACAGTCAAACATCTAATAGGAACTTTCAGAGCTTGACTGTAGAGAGACTTCGAGCTCTTTTGAGAGCTAAAGGTCTTCCAACCAAAGGAAAGAAG GAGGAGCTTATTGCACGTCTAAAAGATGCAGACGGGTCAGCATAG